The genomic interval CCATGAaatacttaattatttatttcaCTTATAGTCATTCAACAGACTTTGAGGTCCACAGAAATTGGCTGGCCATTACTTACAGTTTACCTGTCTCACAGTGGTATTATGAAGTAAGTCTTGTTGTTTTAAAAACAGCTCTCCTAATGTGTAAAGATTGAAAGAGACTTATGTTAATTAACAATACAATTAATTATTCCTAGTATTTCCATTTAGCCATGGGTGTGTAAGGCCCATCAGTATGTTTTGTTAGATGCATTCTGAAGAACTCAGTCCAGTTCAGCATATATTTTCTAAATAATTAATTCCAAAAGCTAAGCGATTTTGTGTGAAACTTTTAGGTCCATATGTGCTTTTTGTTGGTTTTATCGTCTGCCCTGAGCTCTGCAATCACAGTTTAACTTAATGAATTACCTAAAATTATAACTCTTACCTCACTTAGTCACTCTCTTCCAGAAAAtaatacttatttaatttctaCTTTTTTACAGATTTACTAattatttctttataattttgtCCTCTAATGCAAGGGATCAGCCTGCTTCTGTTTTGTTCTACTTTTGATAAGATAACGTTGGATTTGTGCCTGTATAATTAATCTGGGCATTATATACAAGGTATATTTAGAGTAAAACTGGACAATTTCAATTGTTGACCAAGTAAATCCAAATTTCTTGTTTATCCTACATCTTAATATGATGTAAAATTCCACTTAGTATCAACATTATTCGTTTTACCAAGTCATGCTTCATGATAGTTATAGGAATTCAGTAAATGTTGTATCTCAGTTCATATAAAATGCTTCAAGCTTTGTGACAATTGCAATTTATTGGGTAAAGTATAACATGTTctattttctccatttctctTCCAATTCCTCATCCCTCCTTACTCCCAAAATGCAGGCGACCTCAGAGTGGACATTGGATTATCCACCATTTTTTGCATGGTTTGAATACCTCCTCTCCTTCATTGCCCAATTTTTCGATAAGGAAATGCTGGTTGTCCAGAACCTTAATTATGCCAGTAATGCAACTGTACTGTTTCAGCGACTTTCAGTGATCACCATGGATATAGTATTCATTTATGGAGTAATAGAGTATGTCTTAAAATTGTCTTTCTACTTAATTTAAAATTTCATTCTGTCATTTATTAGAGTtgcacaatacagaaactggcccttcagcctttCATGTCTGTACTGACCTATTTGACCCTCTGTACTaatcccatttccctgcattAGGATCATATCCTACTTTGCCTTGCCTATTTAAGTGttttctaaatgcctcttaaatgtagtAACTGTGTCTTGTTCCACTATCTCCTCTGGCAGGACATTGCAaatatcaaccactctctgagtatgttaaaaaaaaaaacaaccataaggtctcctttaaatttcctagatctcaccttaaaactaagctctcttgtTTTTGATGCTACTTACCAAGGGAAAAGGAATTTGACTATGTACCCTACCAGTGCCTGTTATAATACTGTGTACTTCTATCAGGCCACTTTGCAACGCCTAGGGTAAAGCCCAACCTATCCTTTCTCTCCCCATAACTGAAGTCCTTCAATCCAGGTAAATCTTCACTGTCTCTCCAGCGCACCCACAGTGGTGACATGAATGGCATCCAATACACAAAGTGTAGCCTAACCCACTTGTAAAGatgcaatataacatcccaatttTGACATTCTGTGCCCTAATCTCTATATGCCATATCATACGACCCTATCCACTTCTGTTGCCACTTTCGGGGAACTATTGACTTGGACTCTCTAGGTCTCCCTGGTCATCAACATTTTTTAATGCATCATCATTTACTGTATACGTTTTGTCCCTAATTATTTTTTCCAAAATCTGTAACCTTGTATTTGTTGAGATTAAGTGCCACATACCAAGACTCTGCCATACTCTTCAACTCATGAGCCACGCGTAAAGGATTTGAAAAATATTCTGCTTCGGAAATGAGTCATCACTGAATGTTATTCAATTTTAACAAAATACAGATTCTATTTCTCTTCTGGAGGTGCAGGTTTGTGATTTTTGGCAACGTTCTGTTAAAGTGCCCAAATTATCATTCCTCATCCTTAGTCTCAATTGTGATATCCCTGATTTTCACATGTGCACTTTCCGCAGGGATAACAGCTCTGATTTAACTTTTCTCTGTTTTGCTATCTCTAATACAACTGAAGCTCAGACGAGCATGGATTTTGGAATTTTTGCAgccttgttcagtatcatgttgGACTCTGCGAAGCTACTAGAGCAGCGCTGTTTTAATTGCTCATAAGCAAGACAGCTCAGTAAGCAGTGTAAGTGTCCCACTTACAGTTCAGAAAGGGTACCTATTATTCCTACTTTTTTATTGCCTTGATTCAGACAGTTCAGTCTGTACTGGGTTAGGACATTTAGAAGGAACAGCTAGTAAAAGGTGACtatgcaaatggtatgttggcattcatagcaaaaggatttgagtacaggagcagagaggttctactgcagttgtacaaggccttggtgtgattgcacctagagtattgtgtgcagttttggtcccctaatctgaggaaagaccttcttgccatagagggagtacaaagaaggttcaccagattgattcctgggatggcaggactttcatatgaagaaagactggattgattaggcttatactcgctggaatttagaagattgagggggtatcttattgaaacatataaaattctaaagggattggacagggtagatgcaggaagattgtttccaatgttggggaagtccagaacgaggggtcacagattaaggataaaggggaagccttttaggaccgagatgaggaaaaacttcttcacacagagagtggtgaatctgtggaattctccgccacaggaaacagctgaggccggttcattggctatatctaagaggaagttagatatggcccttgtggctaaagggatcgggggtatggagagaaagcaggtacagacagggttttgagttggatgatcagccatgatcatactgaatggtgtgcaggcttgaagggctgaagggcctactcctgcacgtattttctatgtttctatgattcttaTTGTCCAGTTGATAGAAAACAATGTTTCTCAGGAAAATGAAAAATGTTTTGACAAGCAACTATGTTGCCTAGTTCTCAGGTACAGCAAAGGTAAAAAGAATAtaatcaatatttatttattttttgtctgTTAAAGGTGTTGTAAGAACATAAATAGAACAAAGGAACCAAAGGAAATACTGGAGAAGCCAGATTTCATACTTGCAGTGCTATTACTTTGGAACTTTGGATTACTGATTATTGATCGTATCCTTATTATAAAATTCATCTTTTAAAACAACCAAGCTGTGCAAGCAAGATTTTTATCTTGTTGATATTTCAAAATGTCCCAGCCTCTCCCAGGTTTCCTGCTTCACAGTACTTCCACAAAGTAAGGAACTTGCAAAGCTCTGTCCCAGCTGTTGAAGCAAAGCAAATGGCAGAATGCCACAGATACGTAACAAACACTTCACCAATTCATTAAAGTTTGGGTTCTTAAATGTGGATATTTATTATGGATATCTCAATTAGTAACATtgttttttcttttaaaatatgTGTTTTGACTATTAGTTTTGTAATGGTCTCCTGGAATGGTGGGATGTTGCAAATTGCCCAAAATTTCAAATGCTACTGAGTGTTTGAGTAGAAATTATGTGGAATGTTAATATTCACTGTTATCACAGCTGAAAATAGGTTTACCTGTAAAGCTGGGAGCAGATTTAGATGGTGAAGACCATGAGGAAAATTGAGAAAGAGAAAAATGTTTTTATCTTTAAAAGAAATGCATGCATTTCTCTTTTTGTTGGCTCTTTTACGAACACACCTATAATGTATTATTTCTTAATTCAAACCTAGATATTCATTTTCAATACAATGGCTTCTTATTTGGCTTGTTGCTTCTTTCCATTGCGAGGATGTTTCAGGTAATTTAGGAAACATGGTATAATCACCTGTTAGCAATGACATGTCAATTGACAGCCCCCCTATTTCTGAATGACAAAGCCCACTTCAGAAACCTGATTAAGACTGAAAATTCAATACAACCCTCAGGGGTGCAACACATGATGCTGTAGTTTTTTTTGGAAGTGACATTAAATCAGAATGTTCTCAACATTTTCAACTGGATGTTAAATGTCCCAGAACATTATTCCAAAGAATAGCAGTTATCCTAATCAATAATCATATCTCATCCCAAAGTGCTTCCATCTCAATCAACATTACAAAATCAAAAATCTGAACATTAACATATTGCTGCTTGTTCTGGACAAATTGGCTACTCCATTTCCTTTGCTATAGTGGAGAGTACACTTAAAAAGTACATCACTGGCTCTAAAGCAGTTTGGTATTTTGTCAAGAGTAGTAAACAGTCTCAGATCTGAAAAATGAAGTTAATTTAAACAATTAAATATTAATCCCATTCAATTGCTGTCCGTGGCACTATCAATTTCTTTATTGTGAACCTTGGTAATTTTAGAAATGGAAAAAATATCCCAGACATGAAACACTTGAAATATTTGATTTTATTACAGGGAAGACATTTGGAAAGTGCTTTATtgtttgcagtcctgatgaactTTAAGCATATTTTTCTTTATGTGGCGCCTGCCTATGGTATATATCTACTACGTTCCTACTGCTTCACTAAGAATAAACAAGGTACTGAGCTCATTTTTCCTACAGATTAAGATACAAGTTAGTGTGATTCATTATTTGATTTTCAGTTGTAAATAAAAAACAGGGACAAATTATCAGCATTGGTCTCAGGTGTTTCTGAAGGCGATGAGGGAAGATAAAAGCTGTATATGCATTCTTTGCAGCTTAATCATATGAAAATTACAGATGTGGAAAGACTTAATAATTTACCGATTCACATCAGAATTTTCAGTCTTAATGTTTTCCAAGGGCTTTTCCTCCATAACTTTTTAACACAACTGAGCAACTTGGTAGGCCACATTTATGCTCTATCCCTCATAAAGTGAAATTTTAACCTATGAACCACTTTTATCCCCTACCCTGTGGATCAGCTGGTGTTGTTTCCACTTCATAGGGAGATAACAATCAaaagaaatgaatacagaaattACTGCACATACTTTTTTCGCACACTTATCTAACTCTCCTTTAAAGGTTGATTGCTGCAAATTCAGCTAGTCACTTAGTTTTATATTAAACTATTCTTTCTTTTTTCCTAATTCTGAGTTATTGCTTCTTTATAAACTTACTGACCAATTATCCTGCTGTAACAAAGCTCTTCAAAAGTtaacataaacatgagaaaagtctgcagatgctggacacacagagcaacacacagatgatgctgtaggaactcagcaggtcaggcagcatctatggaaatgaacagatattcatcatttcaggttgagactctgCTTAAGGAtcgagaaggaaggggaaagatgccagagtaaaatgGAGGGAGGCGAAGGAGGCTAGCTgtaaggtaataggtgaagccaggtaggtgggagaagaaggaatctaataggctAGGAATTCTCACCTGGCTATGGTTTCCCccagggtcccctcctccttccctatcttctatgatccattctcctctcctatcagattctttcttctctagtCCTTGACCTTTCCTTGACCAtccaactggcttcacctatcatcttgcagTATTTTGAAATGGCATCTTCTTCCtgtcttctcagtcctgaagaagggactcggcccaaaacatcaactatttacccatttccatagatcctgtctgacctgctgagtttctccagcattttgtgtccgtTGCTCAAAAGTTTATTACAATAAATTAGTATTGTTAATTCTAATATTAGGATTAAGAAAAATATTGGGATTTGTTTTGCTAGCCTCTTAAGACTTCAATATTGTTAAAGGttaatatattttgataattGCCAGTGCCCTGAAATGCAGTTTTGGTAACTGATTCAAATTGACTATGTGCTTTTACATAAGAAATGATTATTTTAAAGTCCCTTCAAACAAAAAATGAATAGAATCGATATGTTTTAGAATTATTTGATTGTtctaaaggagaattggtggtaAATATTCTTGAAGTTTTAAAATGCAGCACATTATTTAATTTTGTCTCTGCCTTCTAATGTTTTAGTATCATAAATTGGtagattgttatttttttcttgtgtttatttttaAGATGGATCAATCCAGTGGAGGGGTTTCAGCTTTTCCCGTCTTTTTGCCTTGGGATTTATAGTCTGCTCTGACTTTCTTGCTTCATTTGGACCCTTTGTTGCCATGGTAAAGATAATTAATTTAAAGCATTGTACTCCGTACTTGGAGATAATTTATCTGAGCACAGATTTGTTCATGTAGAGTCTGAATGTGCTTGCTGTTCTGTTGCAATACCATGAGACTTTGATGTCAACCTAACATCATAAGATGTCgtaggtaggttttttacacagagagtggcgggtatGTGGAACGTGCTGCCTGGGTTGATGtaaaaggcagatacattaggacatTTAAGAAGCTtcagtaggtacatggatgatataaaaatggagggcaatgtagaAGAGAAAggtcagattgatcttagagtaggttaaaagcttggcacaacactgtgggccgaagagccttactgtgctgtagtgttctatgtttgtaATTATTTCCTACCATGTCTTGGATCTGGAGCAATTCAAATGGCTGCGGAAAATATGCAGAAGAAGGCACCTAATTAGTTAAATGGCTGGATACAAGCACAAGCGGCAAAGAGTATATAAAAGGTTAATTATCATAAGTAGTGAAATTAACCGTTTACAGTGTGAAATGTACACAAGCAGGTGGTTTTATCTCGGACACAAAGGAGATGGCGCATTATACCCAGAAAGATAAAGCAGCCATGTACTATATCCACTAGGTTTAGGAATAAAGATGGATGAATAAACCCATATCAAGCAAGGTAAGATTACTTAACAGAATTGTATAGAAATTGATGTTCACCTTAAGGCAATTCACCTTAAAGAGTTGCATTTCAACCAATTCCACATTTACTGAGAACATGTGCCAAGTCTGTGTATGTCTTTACAGTTTGTCCACACTACACATCAACAtaaaacacattttaattccaaattATAGTTGAAGGTTTTCACTCACTAGCATTGTTAAACTGTACCTTTCCTGATGTGAATTAAGCTTCCTAACTGATCGTTGTAGTCTGTTATAATGGTGAAAGTGCTATTTACACCCAGCAGAAATGTATGTGACATTGTTTAACGAGTCATACTCAATGGTGTTTGAAGATCATGGATCTGAATGATCTTTTTAAATCGTGGATGTTATTGATTTGGAAGTACAGCCAAAAAAAATAGATCTTACTGTAATGCATTCAGTCAATGCCACATTTTTCAGTCACAATTTGGCACCTAGCTGGAAATTAGTCAACTAACTGGCTTTGTCCTGTGTGGTGCTGAGGTTCTAAAGTGCTATTGTACTTGCAACTATTTTACAAGTTAAAAGAAGTCATCTTTCTCATTGGCTTATGACCTGTGGAGATGCTAGAACAGTGGCTGTGGAATATCAAGCCTCTAGGTTCCTAGAGTCctcgaacactacagcacagaaacaggcccttgggcccatctAGCTATGCCAAAATATTATTATTCCTATTATTATTCTTCTTGCAGCCATGACATTCTTGTGACTAGTCTATCTACATTTCTACTCAATGGCAACTCCACACCAAATATTATTATAAAATTTATTTAAAGGAACAGAAATTTTACTTAATGTTGGTAAAATGGAGAAGCTGAGGTTCTCCTTGCAATAGGGGAAGTTGAAAGGTGGgctgatagaagtatttaaaaccaCGAAGGGTCCAGTTGCATAGATACCAGCAGAAGAATCAAAAAGCAGTGGAGATGTAAGTTCATCAGCAAGCAAACCAGTGATGAacatttgtttttacattaggaGTGGTTAGGATCTGGAATGCCCTGCTGGATTTGGTGGAGGCAGGTTCATTAGTAGTGTTCAAATGGCTATGCACAAAGGCCAGGGGAGGAGGACTAGCTGTTTTAGACTACATGGGGCAAATGGCTTCTATGATACAACCTTTCCCTGAAAGGTTATCTTGATGGAGATGCTCATTGATTGCAATATAAATGGAATATCCTATCTTCTAATATCCTATCTATAATAATTTCTTCAATGCCAGttatatctctccaaatcttGATTGTGGTTCTGAGTAAGTGATTCATCATGCATTAATGACAGATATTGAATTTTCCACATTGTCAGTAtacagtcggtcctccttatccgcagattctgtatgcgcggattcaaccaacagcagatcaggaaaacctggaagttctctctccagcactcgttgcttgagtgt from Hypanus sabinus isolate sHypSab1 chromosome 3, sHypSab1.hap1, whole genome shotgun sequence carries:
- the alg8 gene encoding probable dolichyl pyrophosphate Glc1Man9GlcNAc2 alpha-1,3-glucosyltransferase isoform X6, whose translation is MAASRMRGWMLPLAFGVTLLKCLLIPTYHSTDFEVHRNWLAITYSLPVSQWYYEATSEWTLDYPPFFAWFEYLLSFIAQFFDKEMLVVQNLNYASNATVLFQRLSVITMDIVFIYGVIECCKNINRTKEPKEILEKPDFILAVLLLWNFGLLIIDHIHFQYNGFLFGLLLLSIARMFQGRHLESALLFAVLMNFKHIFLYVAPAYGIYLLRSYCFTKNKQDGSIQWRGFSFSRLFALGFIVCSDFLASFGPFVAMGQLPQVLARLFPFKRGLCHAYWAPNFWAVYNAVDKVLSIIAVKLKLLDPDLFSKASMTGGLVQEFQHAVLPSVSPLATLICTLLSIMPAIFHLWLKPRGPRGFLQCLILCALGSFMFGWHVHEKAILIAILPLSLFAVENRKDAGIYLVLVTTGHFSLFPLLFTGPVMKKYPTSVSTE